One genomic window of Halorhabdus sp. CBA1104 includes the following:
- a CDS encoding helix-turn-helix domain-containing protein, with translation MSPTATSQEQSVEERNAAACPIVEAVEQIGSEWRLIVLHDLVDSEQRFNELKRSTGASSRTLSRVLDDLEDANLVDRRVEDRPIATYYSLTEKGQALCPIFTDLEEWADEWVDGIEG, from the coding sequence ATGTCACCCACCGCCACGAGCCAGGAGCAGTCCGTCGAGGAGCGAAACGCCGCGGCCTGTCCGATCGTCGAAGCAGTCGAACAGATCGGCTCGGAGTGGCGACTGATCGTCTTGCACGACCTCGTTGACAGCGAACAGCGGTTCAACGAGCTCAAGCGCTCGACCGGGGCGAGTTCCCGGACCCTCTCGCGGGTGCTCGACGACCTAGAAGACGCGAACCTGGTCGATCGCCGTGTCGAGGATCGGCCGATCGCGACCTACTACTCGCTGACCGAGAAAGGACAGGCGCTGTGTCCGATCTTTACGGACCTAGAGGAGTGGGCCGACGAGTGGGTAGACGGAATCGAGGGGTGA
- a CDS encoding class I SAM-dependent methyltransferase, with protein sequence MSDERREAILNNAKYLREVRPIDPDEICEYVPDQPHPGVVKQTLREAAVDLGLREREDGTFVPAPVGPLDATVERAEPFPERYTRALEDRLIAEFGPGWPEGESGDRLRERIRTVKEAYLNDDAVTYDRLTALAYAIYHLPDYYAVGQYALEPLLAEDRLPAQLRVLDIGAGVGGPALGLCDLVVEAGGIVEYHAVEPGDGAAEVLTELLGATGPNVHTTVHRERAEAFEPGAEFDLIVFGNVLSELADPAAVLGRYADALAADGSVLAIAPADKQTAKGLRTTERALEDTYTIYAPTVRLWPGERPAGDCWSFTRKPDVDVPPFQGRLDDAAGAETDGEFVNVDVQYAYSILRRDDARAIEYRPDQSRVAKMADAEGYVTDRIDLVGIKLSPDLRDEADGNPVFLVADGSEQVDHFAVLTKESILNGDLRDSEYGDLLAFENVLALWNDDERAYNLVVDGETVVDRVPV encoded by the coding sequence ATGAGTGACGAGCGTCGCGAGGCAATTCTGAACAACGCGAAGTATCTCAGGGAGGTCCGCCCGATCGATCCCGACGAAATCTGTGAATACGTTCCGGACCAGCCCCACCCGGGTGTCGTCAAGCAAACCCTTCGGGAGGCGGCCGTCGATCTCGGCCTTCGTGAACGTGAGGACGGCACGTTCGTTCCTGCCCCTGTGGGACCACTCGACGCGACTGTCGAGCGTGCCGAGCCGTTCCCCGAGCGGTACACGAGAGCACTCGAAGACCGTCTCATCGCCGAATTCGGCCCCGGCTGGCCTGAGGGCGAGTCGGGCGACCGACTCCGGGAGCGAATTCGCACCGTCAAGGAGGCGTATCTCAACGACGACGCCGTCACCTACGATCGACTGACTGCACTGGCGTACGCCATCTACCACCTCCCCGATTACTACGCCGTCGGCCAGTACGCCCTCGAACCGCTCCTCGCCGAGGACCGACTGCCGGCACAGCTACGCGTCCTCGATATCGGGGCCGGCGTCGGCGGTCCGGCACTTGGCCTGTGCGATCTCGTCGTCGAAGCCGGCGGAATCGTCGAGTATCACGCCGTCGAACCCGGCGATGGTGCAGCCGAAGTTCTCACTGAACTGCTCGGGGCGACGGGTCCGAACGTCCACACGACTGTCCACCGCGAGCGGGCCGAAGCCTTCGAGCCGGGAGCGGAATTCGACTTGATCGTCTTCGGGAACGTCTTGAGCGAACTGGCCGATCCAGCGGCGGTGCTGGGCCGGTACGCTGACGCGCTTGCAGCCGACGGGTCGGTCCTCGCGATCGCGCCCGCCGACAAACAGACGGCCAAGGGGCTTCGGACGACCGAGCGAGCCCTCGAGGACACGTACACGATCTACGCGCCGACAGTTCGACTCTGGCCAGGAGAGCGGCCCGCAGGCGACTGCTGGTCGTTCACGCGCAAGCCAGACGTGGACGTGCCGCCGTTTCAGGGCCGGCTGGACGACGCCGCGGGGGCCGAGACGGACGGCGAATTCGTCAACGTCGACGTCCAGTATGCCTATTCGATCCTCCGGCGTGACGATGCCCGAGCGATCGAGTACCGTCCCGACCAATCCCGGGTGGCGAAAATGGCCGATGCCGAGGGATACGTTACCGACCGAATCGATCTCGTGGGGATCAAACTGAGTCCGGACCTCCGGGACGAGGCCGATGGAAACCCCGTCTTCCTCGTCGCCGACGGCAGCGAACAGGTCGATCACTTCGCCGTCCTGACCAAAGAGTCGATTCTCAACGGCGACCTACGCGACAGCGAGTACGGTGATCTACTCGCCTTCGAGAACGTATTGGCGCTGTGGAACGACGACGAGAGAGCGTACAATCTCGTCGTCGACGGCGAGACGGTTGTCGATCGCGTGCCCGTGTGA
- a CDS encoding universal stress protein — MQVLVGVGGTERSFGALEGALERARQAGDEVAVAVFDDPSATLTREQVRDRISTILEEYDRDVKLQDIDGDPGSQLVQVAENGEFDQLVLGDGNRTPMGKIQLDSIAQFVLFNSHVTVKLVR, encoded by the coding sequence ATGCAGGTCTTGGTGGGGGTTGGCGGCACAGAACGTTCGTTTGGGGCCTTAGAGGGAGCCCTCGAGCGTGCCAGGCAGGCCGGCGACGAAGTAGCAGTGGCAGTTTTCGACGATCCATCGGCTACACTGACAAGAGAGCAAGTACGGGATCGGATTTCGACAATTCTCGAAGAGTACGACCGGGATGTAAAACTGCAGGACATCGACGGCGATCCGGGATCACAATTAGTACAGGTCGCCGAGAACGGCGAGTTCGACCAACTCGTGTTGGGGGACGGCAACCGGACGCCGATGGGCAAGATACAGCTAGACAGCATCGCCCAATTCGTCCTGTTTAACTCCCACGTCACCGTCAAACTCGTTCGATGA
- a CDS encoding fumarylacetoacetate hydrolase family protein: MKRVRFRDPTGTIRGGRWLDDEGQASVTTALGEPDDDAPGKTYPAEAVDVLPPAEPTKIIAIGRNFADHADEQDAEVPDRPLLFLKPPNTVASHGSTVSLLPDKERLDYEAELAVIIGETCHNVDADEAKDVIAGYTCFNDISNRDDQRVETNWVRGKAFDNAAPMGPVLATPDEVPADATIECRVNGETKQSSTRENLVFSVPELIEEITTYMTLEPGDVIATGTPEGVGPLEDGDTVEVEIEGVGTLEHDVHIP, from the coding sequence ATGAAACGCGTCCGCTTTCGGGACCCGACGGGAACGATTCGCGGCGGTCGCTGGCTCGACGACGAGGGCCAGGCGTCCGTGACGACGGCACTGGGTGAGCCGGACGACGACGCCCCCGGCAAGACGTACCCGGCCGAGGCCGTCGACGTACTCCCGCCAGCCGAGCCGACGAAAATTATCGCGATCGGGCGCAACTTCGCTGACCACGCCGACGAACAGGACGCCGAAGTCCCGGACCGGCCGCTCCTCTTTTTGAAGCCCCCGAACACGGTCGCCAGTCACGGCTCGACGGTCTCGCTACTGCCCGATAAAGAGCGACTCGATTACGAGGCCGAACTCGCGGTGATCATCGGCGAGACCTGCCACAACGTCGACGCCGACGAGGCCAAGGACGTGATCGCAGGCTATACCTGTTTCAACGATATCTCCAACCGAGACGACCAGCGCGTCGAGACCAACTGGGTCCGCGGGAAGGCCTTCGACAACGCCGCACCGATGGGACCGGTGCTGGCGACACCCGACGAAGTGCCAGCAGATGCGACCATCGAGTGTCGCGTCAACGGCGAGACGAAACAATCCAGCACCCGCGAGAATCTGGTCTTTTCCGTCCCGGAACTGATCGAAGAGATCACGACGTACATGACCCTAGAGCCTGGCGACGTGATCGCGACCGGAACGCCCGAAGGGGTGGGGCCACTCGAAGACGGCGACACCGTCGAAGTCGAGATCGAGGGGGTCGGGACGCTGGAACACGACGTCCACATTCCCTGA
- a CDS encoding cryptochrome/photolyase family protein: MTVWVLGDQLTTDDGPVAERSDEPILLIESRSFAERLPYHPHKLAVVFSAMRHFRDRCRRAGRQVYYHRVETFREGLEAHFDAHPDDELTLMRPAGGVDRLRSLVDDCGGRLEIVANDLFCCSREQFDDWADGRSSDSYRHEDFYRFMRRETGYLLDEGDPVGGEWNYDEDNRETPPDDWEAPAPPAFEPDETTHDVLAWVDAQFDGGYDEPPYGGAWADPEPFRWPVTREQALGALEDFCTNRLETFGTYQDAMVRDSWAMSHSLLSSSLNLGLLHPAEVIERAIEAYRAGDAPLNSVEGFVRQVLGWREFLRHVYRREREALAEANQLAATEPLPEFFWTGETEMACLADVIAGVRRRGYAHHIERLMVLSNFATTFGVDPHALNRWFHATFVDAHHWVTTPNVVGMGTFATDVLSTKPYVASSNYVDRMSDYCGSCPYYKTKTVGENACPFNALYWDFLGRNEDRLRSNHRMGLVYSHWDDKDEAEREAIGQRAATIRQAAHHGNL; this comes from the coding sequence ATGACCGTCTGGGTCCTGGGCGATCAACTCACGACAGACGATGGACCAGTCGCCGAGCGATCGGACGAGCCAATTTTGTTGATCGAATCCCGGTCGTTTGCCGAACGGTTGCCGTACCATCCCCACAAGCTCGCCGTGGTGTTCAGTGCGATGCGTCACTTCCGGGATCGCTGTCGACGGGCCGGCCGGCAAGTCTACTATCACCGGGTCGAGACCTTCCGTGAGGGCCTTGAGGCACATTTCGACGCCCACCCGGACGACGAATTGACGCTCATGCGGCCCGCCGGGGGTGTGGACCGACTTCGCTCGCTGGTGGACGATTGCGGAGGCCGTCTTGAAATCGTCGCGAACGATCTGTTTTGCTGTTCGCGCGAGCAGTTCGATGACTGGGCGGATGGACGGAGTAGTGACAGCTACCGCCACGAGGACTTCTATCGGTTCATGCGCCGCGAGACTGGCTATCTGCTGGACGAGGGAGATCCCGTCGGTGGTGAGTGGAACTACGACGAGGACAACCGCGAGACCCCGCCCGACGACTGGGAGGCGCCCGCACCGCCAGCGTTCGAACCCGACGAGACGACCCACGATGTCCTCGCGTGGGTCGACGCCCAGTTCGATGGCGGCTACGACGAGCCACCGTACGGCGGCGCGTGGGCCGACCCGGAACCGTTCCGGTGGCCAGTCACGCGCGAGCAGGCCTTGGGCGCTCTCGAAGACTTCTGTACGAACCGCCTCGAAACGTTCGGGACGTATCAAGACGCGATGGTCCGGGACTCCTGGGCGATGAGTCACTCGTTGCTATCGAGCAGTCTGAACCTGGGTCTGCTCCACCCAGCGGAAGTCATCGAGCGAGCGATCGAAGCCTATCGAGCCGGCGACGCACCGCTCAACAGCGTCGAGGGGTTCGTCCGGCAAGTGCTGGGCTGGCGGGAGTTTCTGCGTCACGTCTACCGTCGCGAGCGTGAGGCACTCGCCGAGGCGAACCAACTTGCGGCGACCGAGCCACTGCCCGAATTCTTCTGGACGGGTGAGACGGAGATGGCTTGTCTCGCCGACGTCATCGCGGGCGTCCGTCGTCGGGGATACGCCCACCACATCGAGCGCCTGATGGTGCTTTCGAACTTCGCGACGACGTTCGGCGTCGATCCACACGCGCTCAACCGCTGGTTTCACGCCACCTTCGTCGACGCCCACCACTGGGTGACGACGCCCAACGTCGTCGGGATGGGCACGTTCGCAACCGACGTACTCTCGACGAAACCCTACGTGGCATCCAGCAATTACGTCGACCGCATGAGCGACTACTGTGGCAGTTGTCCCTATTACAAGACCAAGACGGTCGGCGAGAACGCCTGCCCGTTCAACGCCCTCTACTGGGACTTTTTGGGCCGAAACGAAGATCGCCTCCGGTCGAATCACCGGATGGGACTGGTCTACAGTCACTGGGACGACAAAGACGAGGCCGAGCGCGAGGCCATCGGTCAGCGAGCGGCGACCATCCGGCAGGCAGCCCACCACGGCAACCTTTGA
- a CDS encoding prephenate dehydrogenase, whose product MHVLVVGAGEMGRWFARTLEEHLDDSPTIAFTDADPAIARAAAERIGDRAVPLETDERFDLVCLAVPIPATAEAIATHAPNAERAICDLAGIMDEPIAAMAEHAPDCERVSLHPLFAPANAPGNVPLVVDESGPVTEQVRAALGAAGNDLFETTPEEHDTAMETVQARTHAAILAFGLAAQPVPERFQTPISAALFELLEEVTGGHARVYADIQAAFEGGEAVAETASELAAADATAFQQLYDQARPEDSDE is encoded by the coding sequence ATGCACGTACTCGTCGTCGGCGCCGGGGAGATGGGCCGGTGGTTCGCCCGGACGCTTGAGGAACACCTCGACGATTCGCCCACCATCGCGTTTACCGACGCCGATCCCGCGATCGCACGCGCCGCTGCCGAACGCATCGGTGATCGAGCTGTCCCTCTCGAAACCGACGAACGCTTCGACCTCGTCTGTCTCGCGGTCCCGATTCCGGCGACGGCCGAGGCGATCGCAACGCACGCGCCAAACGCCGAGCGCGCGATCTGTGACCTGGCGGGCATCATGGACGAGCCGATCGCGGCGATGGCCGAACACGCCCCCGACTGTGAGCGGGTGAGCCTCCACCCGCTCTTTGCTCCCGCGAACGCGCCCGGGAACGTGCCACTGGTGGTCGATGAGTCTGGCCCCGTGACCGAGCAGGTCCGGGCGGCGCTCGGGGCGGCCGGCAACGACCTCTTCGAGACGACACCCGAGGAACACGACACGGCGATGGAGACTGTCCAGGCCCGGACCCACGCCGCGATCCTGGCGTTTGGGCTTGCTGCCCAGCCAGTACCAGAGCGATTCCAGACGCCGATCTCGGCGGCCCTGTTCGAGTTACTCGAAGAAGTCACCGGCGGCCACGCCCGCGTCTACGCCGACATCCAGGCGGCCTTCGAGGGGGGCGAGGCCGTCGCCGAGACGGCCAGCGAACTCGCCGCCGCCGACGCGACAGCCTTCCAGCAACTCTACGACCAGGCACGACCCGAGGATAGCGATGAGTGA
- a CDS encoding ring-cleaving dioxygenase yields the protein MQEIPGIHHVTAIGSDPGENRQFYTETLGLRLVKRSVNQDDASVYHLFYGDRSGSPGTSMTFFPYPGARAGQVGTGQVSTTQFLIPATAVDYWVERLEAAEVDIGERHERFGETVIPVSDPDGLPLELVAVSDAPAGDPPDGPVPAEHAICGFYGVTLALSDIDATARVLETMGYEQTDSDGTRVRYESDGDLGYVVELLADPDLPQGRPGAGTIHHVAFRVTSDDQADWREELQSLGLRPTAIIDRKWFESVYTRTPGGVLFEYATEGPGYTVDEDLETLGERLVLPEWLDDRREEIEQGLPSLSVETSE from the coding sequence ATGCAGGAGATACCCGGTATCCACCACGTAACGGCGATCGGAAGCGACCCTGGCGAGAATCGGCAATTTTACACCGAAACCCTCGGCCTCCGGCTGGTCAAACGAAGCGTCAACCAGGACGACGCCTCGGTCTATCACCTCTTCTATGGCGACCGCTCGGGATCGCCGGGCACCAGCATGACGTTCTTCCCCTACCCCGGCGCACGGGCGGGCCAGGTCGGCACTGGCCAGGTCAGCACGACGCAGTTTCTGATTCCCGCCACCGCCGTCGACTACTGGGTCGAGCGCCTCGAAGCGGCCGAGGTCGACATCGGCGAGCGCCACGAGCGCTTTGGCGAGACGGTCATTCCTGTTTCCGATCCCGACGGGCTCCCGCTGGAACTGGTTGCCGTCTCGGATGCCCCTGCGGGCGATCCACCGGACGGACCGGTCCCCGCCGAACACGCAATCTGCGGGTTCTACGGCGTGACCCTCGCACTGTCCGATATCGATGCCACCGCACGCGTCCTCGAAACGATGGGCTACGAGCAAACGGACAGTGACGGCACCCGGGTCCGTTACGAGAGTGACGGCGACCTGGGGTACGTCGTCGAACTGCTGGCCGATCCAGACCTACCCCAGGGTCGGCCGGGAGCGGGCACGATCCACCACGTGGCGTTCCGTGTCACGAGCGACGACCAGGCCGACTGGCGTGAGGAGCTTCAAAGTCTCGGCCTCCGACCGACGGCAATCATCGACCGCAAGTGGTTCGAGTCGGTGTACACCCGAACGCCCGGCGGTGTGCTCTTCGAGTACGCGACCGAAGGACCAGGCTATACGGTCGACGAGGATCTCGAAACGCTGGGTGAACGACTCGTCTTGCCGGAGTGGCTCGACGATCGCCGCGAGGAGATCGAACAGGGACTGCCGTCGCTATCAGTCGAGACGAGCGAGTAG
- a CDS encoding DoxX family protein, whose product MAIEGTAGVILLAGRLLFGVVLAFMGLNHFQQREAMTGYAQHKGLPAPGFSVVASGVVLVAAGLSIAVGLYPAVGAAALAAFLFVSALTMHDFWAVPEDQKQDELTQFLKNVGMAGGALVLVAVASQSWAYSVGLGLF is encoded by the coding sequence ATGGCGATCGAAGGCACAGCGGGGGTCATCTTGCTGGCCGGTCGCCTGCTGTTCGGCGTCGTGCTGGCGTTTATGGGGCTCAATCACTTCCAGCAGCGCGAGGCGATGACCGGCTACGCCCAGCACAAGGGCCTCCCAGCGCCCGGGTTCTCGGTTGTCGCATCCGGCGTCGTCCTCGTGGCCGCTGGCCTCAGTATCGCGGTGGGACTCTATCCGGCTGTCGGGGCGGCAGCGCTCGCTGCATTCCTGTTCGTTTCGGCGCTGACGATGCACGACTTTTGGGCGGTCCCCGAGGACCAAAAACAGGACGAGTTGACACAGTTCCTGAAGAATGTCGGTATGGCCGGCGGGGCACTCGTCCTCGTTGCTGTGGCGAGCCAATCCTGGGCCTATAGCGTCGGTCTCGGCTTGTTCTAA
- a CDS encoding DUF5786 family protein: protein MGFGSYDESEQENQASGADIDDSESVDVDATNHDGEVNFEADASQDELLDKLQDMKD from the coding sequence ATGGGCTTTGGTAGCTACGATGAATCCGAACAGGAGAACCAGGCCAGTGGGGCAGATATCGACGACAGCGAGAGCGTCGACGTCGATGCGACCAACCACGATGGCGAAGTCAACTTCGAAGCCGACGCCTCCCAAGACGAGCTCCTGGACAAACTCCAGGACATGAAAGACTGA
- a CDS encoding rubrerythrin-like domain-containing protein, which yields MPHGQDVERKNDPASSSTYECLQCGTIVESETHPGACECGGEFHNRAKSLE from the coding sequence ATGCCCCACGGGCAAGATGTCGAACGCAAGAACGATCCGGCAAGTTCCTCCACGTACGAGTGTCTCCAATGTGGCACGATCGTTGAGTCGGAGACACATCCCGGCGCCTGTGAGTGTGGTGGAGAGTTCCACAACCGCGCAAAGTCCCTCGAATAG
- a CDS encoding sulfite exporter TauE/SafE family protein, translated as MELFGLAASMIGLFVGFGFMVGVLFGFFGMGGSFLVTPALMIMGFETTTAVGSGMAFVFGTAVIATLKHRDLGQVDYKLGGLMIVGTTAGIEVGRIGLYFLQDQGLAELVVGVTYVVLLGGVGLFVTRNALKNDGDDGGGDHHDPDAEIDPDAIPDIAKQIQSYTVPPMLSISGGIRVSLWMILGVAFATGLLSGFLGVGGGFIRMPAMFYLIGVPVPIAVGTDLFEIVFSGGLGSFLYGLEGGVDLSIVAPLLAGSALGARIGSTATSLVEESEIKIYFGLMLLGGAVAVALRQLGNAVEVEIFQVISFGLIMLAALAVGSAVIYSAVRAIRDDTRTTEVSPAD; from the coding sequence ATGGAACTGTTCGGACTCGCCGCGAGCATGATCGGCCTGTTCGTCGGCTTTGGCTTCATGGTCGGCGTCCTGTTTGGCTTCTTCGGGATGGGCGGGTCGTTCCTCGTGACCCCCGCGTTGATGATCATGGGCTTCGAGACGACCACGGCCGTCGGGAGTGGGATGGCCTTCGTCTTCGGGACAGCCGTCATCGCGACGCTCAAACACCGGGACCTCGGCCAGGTGGACTACAAACTCGGCGGGTTGATGATCGTCGGTACCACTGCCGGCATCGAGGTCGGTCGGATCGGGCTGTACTTCCTGCAAGACCAGGGACTGGCCGAGCTTGTCGTCGGCGTGACGTACGTCGTCCTCCTGGGAGGCGTGGGACTCTTTGTCACGCGCAATGCGCTCAAAAACGACGGGGACGATGGCGGTGGCGATCACCACGACCCAGACGCGGAGATCGACCCCGACGCGATTCCGGATATTGCAAAGCAAATCCAATCCTACACCGTCCCGCCGATGCTGTCGATCAGTGGCGGGATCAGGGTCTCGCTGTGGATGATCCTCGGCGTCGCCTTCGCGACCGGCTTGCTCTCTGGGTTCCTCGGCGTCGGCGGTGGTTTCATCCGGATGCCGGCAATGTTCTACCTGATCGGCGTGCCCGTCCCGATCGCCGTCGGGACCGACCTCTTCGAGATCGTCTTCTCGGGCGGCCTCGGATCCTTCCTCTACGGGCTGGAAGGCGGCGTCGATCTCTCGATCGTCGCGCCGCTTTTGGCCGGGAGCGCACTCGGTGCCCGGATCGGTTCGACCGCGACCAGCCTCGTCGAGGAGAGCGAGATCAAGATCTACTTCGGGCTCATGTTGCTCGGCGGTGCGGTGGCCGTCGCGCTCCGCCAGCTCGGCAACGCCGTCGAAGTCGAGATCTTTCAGGTGATCAGTTTCGGGCTGATCATGCTCGCCGCCCTGGCTGTCGGGAGCGCCGTCATCTACAGTGCCGTGCGAGCGATCCGAGACGACACGAGAACGACTGAGGTCTCTCCGGCGGATTGA
- a CDS encoding redoxin domain-containing protein has protein sequence MVAEGDSAPDFTAPLANGDIDSFTLSERLDEAPIVLAFFPGAFTSVCSHEMTEFRDRSDDIEDVGGTLYGISVDSPFALNEFRDKLELPFGLLSDAEKEVVDTYDLTMDFDELGVYDVAKRSVFVVDSDGEVSYAWVSDDPGVEPDYDEVIDAVTDAA, from the coding sequence ATGGTTGCTGAAGGCGACAGCGCCCCCGACTTTACTGCACCGCTCGCAAACGGCGACATCGACTCGTTTACCCTCTCTGAACGTCTCGACGAGGCCCCGATCGTCTTGGCGTTTTTCCCCGGCGCGTTCACCAGCGTCTGCAGCCACGAGATGACCGAGTTCCGCGACCGCAGCGACGATATCGAAGATGTGGGCGGGACGCTGTATGGGATCAGCGTCGATTCACCGTTCGCACTCAACGAGTTCCGCGACAAACTCGAACTCCCCTTTGGCCTGCTCAGTGACGCCGAAAAGGAGGTCGTCGACACCTACGATCTCACCATGGACTTCGACGAACTGGGCGTCTACGACGTCGCCAAGCGCTCGGTATTCGTCGTCGACAGCGACGGCGAGGTCTCTTATGCGTGGGTCAGTGACGATCCAGGCGTCGAACCCGACTACGACGAAGTTATCGACGCAGTGACCGACGCCGCCTGA
- the surE gene encoding 5'/3'-nucleotidase SurE, which yields MDDGAPQILLTNDDGIDSVGLGALYDELSTVADVTVVAPAEDRSAVGRSISPNVGVSEHELGYVIDGTPADCVVAGLEALVPETDMVVAGCNDGANLGAYVLGRSGTVSAAVEATFFGVPAIAVSMYVPVRDDDKWEPLTEEPESYANATAVARYLVDEAPEAGVFEQADYLNVNAPLAEDGTASASIEITSPSRVYEMGAIKDGDEIELHDRIWEWMADGTIPDPDGTDRRAVVEGRVSVSPLTAPHTTEHHAALDELAATYESRTGDQPQ from the coding sequence ATGGACGACGGTGCGCCACAGATTCTCCTGACGAACGACGATGGGATCGACAGCGTCGGCCTGGGCGCGCTGTACGACGAACTCTCGACAGTTGCCGACGTGACGGTCGTCGCGCCCGCCGAGGACCGCAGTGCGGTCGGCCGCTCGATCTCGCCGAACGTTGGCGTCAGTGAGCACGAACTGGGCTACGTCATCGATGGGACGCCGGCCGATTGCGTCGTCGCCGGGCTGGAGGCACTCGTGCCCGAGACCGACATGGTCGTCGCCGGGTGTAACGACGGTGCCAATCTTGGCGCGTACGTCCTCGGGCGCTCGGGAACCGTCAGTGCGGCCGTCGAGGCTACCTTCTTCGGCGTGCCAGCCATCGCCGTCTCGATGTACGTCCCCGTCAGGGACGACGACAAGTGGGAGCCACTGACCGAGGAACCCGAGTCGTATGCCAACGCGACGGCAGTGGCACGGTACCTCGTCGATGAGGCACCCGAAGCCGGTGTTTTCGAGCAGGCCGATTACCTCAACGTCAACGCCCCGCTGGCCGAAGACGGCACGGCGAGTGCGTCAATCGAAATAACGTCGCCCTCACGCGTCTACGAGATGGGCGCGATCAAAGACGGCGACGAGATCGAACTCCACGACCGGATCTGGGAGTGGATGGCCGACGGCACGATTCCCGATCCGGACGGGACTGATCGACGGGCCGTCGTCGAGGGCCGAGTCAGCGTCTCGCCGTTGACTGCCCCACACACCACCGAGCATCACGCGGCGCTGGACGAGCTGGCTGCAACGTACGAATCACGAACCGGCGATCAACCGCAATAG
- a CDS encoding HD domain-containing protein, translating into MSESTDTTETGDGDGRIYEPGAEHAFPDARLNEVLAYVADDEEIQAYLTAQNVNPVARKQYNDHGQKHIEIVRHRALCLYDLLKRGGVVFNGAREQGLGEADEPVIIALAATLHDIGHVVHRDDHPYYSIPLAGSLLDRILEDLPFYDVAEAVRVKSEVLHAILCHDTDEQPLTLEAGVVRVADALDMESGRSRFPYEQGGRGINTVSSQAIEAVNLRPGEGTPVLIEIEMTNAAGVYQVDNLLKAKLRDSGLEEHLRIVAINSRQDADRIVERIEL; encoded by the coding sequence ATGAGCGAGTCGACGGACACGACAGAGACAGGTGACGGCGATGGGCGGATCTACGAACCGGGGGCTGAACACGCGTTTCCGGACGCGCGACTCAACGAGGTCCTGGCATACGTGGCCGACGACGAGGAGATTCAAGCGTATCTCACTGCCCAGAACGTCAACCCGGTGGCGCGAAAGCAGTACAACGACCACGGCCAGAAACACATCGAGATCGTCCGCCACCGGGCGCTCTGTCTCTATGACCTACTGAAGCGTGGCGGCGTCGTGTTCAACGGTGCGCGCGAACAGGGTCTCGGCGAGGCAGACGAGCCAGTCATCATCGCGCTGGCGGCGACGTTACACGACATCGGCCACGTCGTCCACCGAGACGACCATCCGTATTATTCGATCCCGTTGGCTGGGAGTCTCCTCGACCGGATCCTCGAAGACCTGCCGTTTTACGACGTCGCCGAGGCGGTCCGTGTCAAAAGCGAGGTCCTGCACGCGATCCTTTGTCACGACACCGACGAACAGCCACTGACCCTGGAGGCAGGGGTCGTCAGGGTTGCCGACGCCCTCGACATGGAGAGTGGTCGCTCGCGATTCCCGTACGAACAGGGCGGGCGCGGGATCAACACGGTCTCCAGTCAGGCCATCGAGGCAGTGAATCTCCGGCCGGGCGAGGGCACGCCCGTGCTAATCGAAATCGAGATGACGAACGCTGCAGGCGTCTACCAGGTGGACAATCTCCTGAAAGCCAAGCTCCGGGACTCGGGGCTCGAAGAGCATCTCCGGATCGTCGCCATCAACTCCCGGCAGGACGCCGATCGGATCGTCGAGCGGATCGAATTGTGA
- a CDS encoding twin-arginine translocase TatA/TatE family subunit: MIDGLILQLGGIPGGPELLLIVLLAVLLFGANKIPKLARSTGQAMGEFQKGRQQVEEELEEMKDGAESPESASADSTTQSSSDSDTDTETQSN, from the coding sequence ATGATCGATGGATTGATCCTACAACTCGGTGGCATCCCGGGCGGACCCGAACTACTGTTGATCGTGCTGTTGGCAGTGTTGCTGTTCGGCGCAAACAAGATCCCCAAGCTCGCTCGCTCGACCGGGCAGGCGATGGGTGAATTCCAGAAAGGCCGCCAGCAAGTCGAAGAGGAACTCGAAGAGATGAAAGACGGGGCCGAATCGCCGGAGTCGGCGAGTGCCGACTCGACGACTCAGTCTTCGAGCGACTCCGACACCGACACCGAAACCCAATCGAACTAA